Genomic window (Salinibacterium sp. M195):
TTCGAGTCAAGCAAACTTAACGACACTATCGGCCGCCTCATGTCTGACCTCGTTGTCGGCATCAGCTACGCCTGGTGGATGAATAAGCACTCGCGTCATCACGCGAACCCCAACACGGTCGATAAAGATCCTGATATCGAGACCGACTTCATCATTTTTCAGAAAGACAAGGCTGCCGGCCTTAAGGGCCTGACCAAGTTCATGGCCAAGCGCCAAGGCTACCTATTCTTTCCGGCGTTGCTTCTCGAAGGCTTCAACCTTCATTCTCATGCCTTCCAAGAGGTTTTCAACGTCAACAAAAAGGTTGACAAGCGCGCCCTCGAAATCGTGTTGTTGCTCGTGCGAAACATCTCCTACCTCGCAGTGGTGTTCACCTTCTTGCCGCTGGGTATGGATTTTGCGTTCTTAGCAGTACAGATGGGAATCTTCGGTCTGTACATGGGTTCGTCCTTCGCTCCCAACCACAAGGGAATGCCGATTCTTCCGAAGGGTTCGAAAGTTGATTACCTGCGTCGCCAGGTGCTCACCAGCCGCAATATTCGTAGCGGTCACTTCATGAACCACTTCATGGGCGGTCTCAACTATCAGATCGAGCACCACCTGTTCCCCACCATGCCGCGTCCGCACTTGCGTCGTGCCGCTGAAATGGTTAAGGAATACTGCAAGACCAAGGACATCAAGTACACCGAGGTCGGTTTGTTGACTTCGTACGGCATTGTGATCCGCCACCTCAATGAGGTCGGTCTGGGCGCTGACGGAGATCCCTTCGACTGCCCGGCAGCGGGCCGTGCAGGCTATACCGGCTAATCAGCCAACCACAACACGCTAAAGGGCCTCTACCGATTCGGTAGAGGCCCTTTAGCGTTGTATCTCTAAAAACCAGGTCGCTTTGGCGTGACATTGTCGCCGGAAGACTGATGCCGAACACGACGCAGCACCCACGGCACGAGGTACTCTCGCGCCCAGCCCATGTCTTCGACGCGCGCCTGACGCCACCGTCGCGGGGGGAGAGGCTCTGGGCTAAAAGGCTCAAGTTCGTTAGAAACGTTGAGGGCATCGAGAACCATACGAGCGACAGTGTGGTGTCCGACCGCTGAGAAATGTAATCGGTCCGGTGCCCACATTCGAGAATCAGAGAGCTCACGCAACGACCACATGTCAGCGACAACGGCATCCTGATGCTGGGCAATTGCGCGAATGTTCTCGTTATAGATCGCAACTTTGCCACGAACCCGGTTAAGGACTGGCGTCATCCCGATATCTGGCCCTGTGAACAGAATCACCGTGGCCCCATCGCGACGCAATCCTGCCACAAGTGCCTCGACTCGCACTGCGACTTCGTCAGGGTCTGAACCGGGACGCATGATGTCGTTGCCACCAGCAGAAACGCTAATGAGGTCAGGCTTGAGCTCTAAAGCGGGCTCAAGCTGTTCGGTATGAATCTGGTTCAAAAGGCGCCCTCGGATCGCGAGGTTTGCGTAGGCGAAGTCGTCCTTGTTGTGTCCAAGCACCTCGGCTACGCGGTCTGCCCAGCCCCGATTGCCGCCGGGGGATTCTGGCTCGGGGTCTCCGATGCCTTCGGTAAATGAGTCACCGATCGCGACGTATCGCGTCCACGGATGTAGTTCTTGCATCTCTCTAGCTTGCCTCAGATCGTGTCTGTGCGAAACCCGTGTGATTCCTGAGAGCCCGCTGTATTGCTTTGACCCCCAGATGGGGTGCAGATTATGTTTGTTGACGTCTTCACACCGAAGACGACATAACCACCGTTTGGAGAACACACAATGGGAATCATTGGTTGGATCGTACTGGGACTCATCGCCGGCGCAATCGCTAAGGCAATTCTGCCAGGACGCCAAGGCGGCGGTTGGATCGCGACACTGATCCTTGGTGTTGTTGGTGCACTTGTTGGTGGATTCGTCGGAGGTGCGATCTTCGGGATTGGTCTCGAAGACTTCTTCTCCATCGAGACGTGGCTCGTAGCCATCGCCGGTTCAGTGCTCGTGCTGTTCATCTACGGACTAGTCACGCGCGGCTCACGTCGCTAACTCTTTACCAACGCAGCAGGCGGCACACTACGGTGTGCCGCCTGTTTCGTTTAACGAGCGCCTGGCACAGCATGCTGCTTTGACATTGGCTCCGGAACGATCGTCCCTGCGTCGTCGGAGGCACCTGAGACAATAGAGGCATGGGCAAGCAAGACGGATTGACGCGGCACGTTTCCGCCATAGACGTCGATGACAGCACTGCAACCATCCTGCATGTAGACATGGACGCCTTCTTCGCCTCAGTCGAGTTGCTCGATCATCCAGAACTCATTGGCAAGCCGGTAATCGTCGGCCACAAATCGACTCGTTCCGTCGTAACTGCGGCAACGTACGAAGCTCGCAAATATGGGGTGAACTCTGCAATGCCAATGGCCCTTGCGCTCCGTCGCTGCCCCAACGCCATCGTGCTCGAGCCGCACTTCGAGCGCTATCAATACTTCTCGTCACGAGTTTTTGAGATCTGTGATGAGCTCACCCCTAAAGTCGAGCGCTTAGGCATTGACGAGGCCTTTCTGGATGTCGCTGGCGCCCGCGCCATTTACGGGTCTCCCAAGGAGGTTGCGGCTTTGCTTCGGGCGCGAGTGTTCACCGAGACTGGCCTCGTATGTTCTGTGGGTGCCGCAGCATCCAAGTACGTCGCCAAAGTTGCATCGGGTTTATCGAAGCCTGACGGGCTTTTGGTGATTCCTGGCGACAAGACCGTGGAGTTTCTTCATCCACTACCGATTTCGGCGCTGTGGGGTGTCGGAGCAAAAACTGAAGAAACGCTTCGACAACGCGGATTTTCCACGATCGCCGACATTGCACACGCCGATCGTGAATCCCTCACGCGCGCTGTAGGGGAGTCGGGCGCGGTTAAGCTGCATAACTTGGCATGGGGTAACGATGTGCGTGAGGTCTCCGAGCGGCCAGCCGAGAAGAGCATTGGCCATGAGACAACGTTCGAATATGACGTGCTCGACGGCGATGAGATCCGCAGAGAACTCCTGCGACTCTCCGGAAAGGTTGCCATTCGCCTGCGGGCTTCCGGCATGGTCGCTCGCACAGTAGTGCTCAAACTGCGGTTTGAAGATTTCAGTACCGTTACCCGGTCGCGCAAACTCCCCGAGCCGACCGACTTGGGGCGCACCCTTTATGAGACCGTGCGCGGGATCTACGACGAGTTTGCGGGAGAGGGCCGCCCGGTGCGGCTCGTTGGGGTGCGAGCCGAGCAACTTGGTGACCCCGGCGGAACCCTCGTCAGCCTCTGGGACACCACAGATGGCTGGCGCGATGCCGAGGAAGCGATGGAGGCGGCATCCGCACGATTCGGAAGCGGTGCTGTTGGCCCAGCCCGTTTGCTCGGAACAGAACGCTCCGAACGTCCTCGGCTTGGTCAACGCGATTAGCCTTCGCCAACGGCGAAACTCCGCACCATCGATCACCTACACCAGCGAGAAACGGTAAAGTCTTTTCAAGTGAGCACTCCATTGCCTGGCCCTACCGTAGGCACGTTTGCGGCAGAACACCTCTCACCGTCGTATCCCGAACGCGCCGCCCGTGGCACCGCATCCAAATTGCGTGCGTGGCAGGCAGAAGCCCTCGATCTCTATTTCGAGCGCGAACCGAAAGACTTTCTCGCCGCAGCAACGCCTGGCGCTGGCAAAACCACTTTTGCGCTACGCCTGGCAGTTGAACTCATTGCCCGCCGCGTCATCGACCGTGTCACGGTCGTCGCCCCCACTGATCACCTCAAGCGTCAATGGGCAGATGCCGCCGATCGCGTCGGATTGCGCCTTAACCCCGGATTCTCCAACGGCGACGCGTGGGGCGGGCGCCGGTTCAATGGAATCGCCGTCACTTATGCGCAAGTCGCCATGAAAGCGTCCCTCCACCAAGAGATCACCGATTCCGCACGAACTCTCGTGATCCTCGACGAAGTCCACCATGGCGGCGACGCTCTCAGCTGGGGCGACGCAATTCACCAAGCATTCGGTCGCGCAACCCGCCGACTGTCCCTCACAGGAACACCTTTCCGCAGTGACACGGCCCCCATCCCCTTCGTCACCTACGCTCCTGACGGCAAGGGCATCCGCACCTCCGTAACGGATTACAGCTACGGCTACGGTCGTGCTCTCGCTGATGGTGTCGTTCGCCCGGTTATGTTCATGGCTTACGCCGGCAAAATGCGGTGGAGAACCCGCATGGGCGACGAAATGGAAGCCCGCCTTGGCGAAGGCGACACGAAAGATGTGACCTCGCAAGCGTGGCGTACCGCGTTAGACCCCAAGGGCGAATGGATGCCGGCAGTGCTCCGAGCCGCCGATCGTCGCCTCAGCGAGGTGCGACACTCCATTCCGGATGCCGGTGGGCTCGTTATTGCTACTGATCAGCTCGCCGCGCGCGCTTATGCGGGCCTCATCAAAGAGATCACGGGGGAGTCGGCAACGATCGTGCTCTCCGATGAGAAGGAATCTTCCGCGCGAATCGAGCAATTTGCTTCGAGTGACAGCCGGTGGATGGTCGCGGTGCGGATGGTTTCTGAAGGTGTAGACGTGCCTCGGCTTGCCGTCGGAGTGTATGCAACTTCAGCATCGACTCCGCTCTATTTTGCGCAGGCCGTTGGCCGATTCGTGCGCGTAAGGCGGCGGGGCGAAACCGCGTCAATCTTCTTGCCGAGCGTGCCGTCACTCATGCTTCTTGCGGAAAAACTTGAAATAGAGCGCGATCACGCGCTCGATCGTGACAGCGAGAAAGATGATGATCTCCTCGACGACAGTCTCCTTGATAGCGAGAATCGCGAAGAGAAGACGAGCGATGAACTTGCCGACGAGTTCATCTGGGAAGCACTGGAGTCTGATGCGAACTTCGACCGGGTGCTCTTCGACGGTAACGAGTTCGGCTTTGCCGCCGAGACTGGCAGCGATGAAGAACTGGATTTCATCGGCCTACCGGGCATCTTGGAGCCGGAACAAGTACGCGAATTGCTGCTGCAACGTCAAAAGCGTCAATCCCGCCGTGCGGAAAACAAACCAAAAGCAGACCAGCCGCAGCCGCTGTATCGCACCCTCAAGGAGCAACGAACTTTGTTGAATAACCTCGTGGGTCGTCGCGCGAAGCTCGCTAACGAGCCACATGGGCTCATTCACGCAGAGCTGCGACGAGTGTGTGGCGGGCCGGCTGTCGCTCAGGCGACAGTGACGCAACTGCAAACCCGCATTGACTATTTGAGCAAAAACACACACCCCTAGAGCGGCCGCAGTCTTAGACTTCGCCCAACTGCTGGGCGCGTGCTCTACCGGTTAACAAGAAAACGCCCCCGGTATAGGACCGAGGGCGTCTTCGTTACTGAACTATCAAGATCAGATGGGGCGGATGTTCTCCGCCTGGGGTCCCTTGGGACCCTGTGTGATGTCAAACTCAACCTTTTGGTTCTCGTCGAGCGACTTGTAGCCATTTGTTGCGATGGCCGAGTAGTGGGCGAACACATCAGGACTTCCGTCCTCGGGGGCGATGAAGCCAAAGCCCTTTTCTGCGTTGAACCACTTGACGGTACCTAGTGCCATTTAAAACTCCTCCAGGAGCGTTTCTATCAGGCCCCGACAGTCGAGGCCGCATCCATGCCTTGTATAGAACATGAACGATTCCATAAGGCTATATCAGTATGGCGCTGCATGTGTCATGAATTTCATTAAGTTCACACAACGGTAATGAACTTGCTCCTACTGAAAATCACGAGATTGCGTGCGGGGGAGTCCCGAAAGCGGTTCGAAACGGTCGGCGAGCACGTTGATGACCCCATCCGCGGACCGCTCAACAATGCCGCGAACGATGAGTGCGGCGCTGTCACGGGCGACCCGGCGGTACCGGCCCCACACGCCCACGCTGCAGATTACGTTGATCAGCCCCGTCTCATCCTCAATATTCATAAAAGTAATTCCGCTGGCTGTTGCCGGGCGCTGCCGGTGAGTAACAACGCCACCGATCTCAATACGTCGGCCAGACTCAGTAACCGTGAGGTCAGCAGCAGACAGAACTCCGCGGTGTGTCAGCGCTGGGCGAATGTGCGCCACCGGATGACTTTCTGGAGAAATCCCTGTCGACCAGAGATCAGCCATCAACTGGTCGAACTCGGTCGCCAACGAAAATAGCGGCGGCTGAACCGTCACCATACTGTCGGGCAAATACTCTTCTCGGTCGTGAGCAGCATTGCCCGCGTTCCAGAGCGCCTCTCTCCGCGTGAGTCCCAAAGATTCAAAGGCGCCTGCCGCCGCCAACGCCTCGAGTTGCTTCGTGGTGAGCCCGACACGGCGCACCACGTCATTCATCGACAGAAACTCGCCCGAACCACGCTCTGCCACAAGCTTCTCGGCGATAGCCGTGCCAATGCCCTTCACCTCATCTAAACCAAGACGCACAGCAAAGGCACCATCGCGTCGATGATCATCCGTATCGAAATGAGCAGCGCGATCAAAAGGGCCAACCGGAGGCTGCTCGTGATCCACACAGCGAGGGTCTCCGGTAGGCGCTGTGCTTGTGGAGTGCTGCTCGAGTACAGCAAAAACTCCCGAACGTTGGATGTCAGGGCCACGCACCTGCACACCATGACGGCGCGCATCCGCCACCAACGTCTGCGGCGAGTAAAAACCCATGGGTTGCGCCCGCAACAGGGCCGCGAGGAAAGCTGCAGGGTAATGCAGCCGAATCCAGGCACTGGCATAAACGAGCAGGCCGAAGCTGAGGGCATGGCTTTCGGCAAAACCAAAACCGGCGAACGCTTGGATACTTTCGTAAATGCGGTCGGCATCCTCGCCAACAATTCCGTTGCTTGCCATGCCCGCATAAAGTTTTGACCGCAACTTGTCGATGCGTTCGATGCCACGTTTAGACCCCATAGCTCGCCGCAGCAAGTCAGCATCGTCTGCCGAGCAGCCGCCAACCGCCACCGCAATCTGCATCAGCTGCTCCTGAAAGATGGGTACGCCCAAAGTGCGCTCAAGCGGCTCGACCAGGTTGGGATGCAAGTACGTAATGGGGTCGGCACCCATTTTTCGACGTACGTAGGGATGAACGGCGCCACCCTGAATCGGTCCGGGCCGCACGAGGGCAATCTCGACAACGAGGTGATATAACTCGCGCGGTTGCAGACGCGGGAGCAACCCCATTTGGGCGCGACTCTCTACCTGGAAAACACCAACGGCATCCGCTCGACACAGCTGGTCATAAACACCCTGTTCTTCGGCGGGAATTGTCGCGAGATCCCAACGTTCGCCCAAAGCCTCATCGACGAGGTCGAAGCTGTACTGCATCGCCGAAAGGATGCCGAGGCCGAGCAGATCAAACTTGACCAGCCCCATCCACGCACAGTCATCCTTATCCCACTGCACGACTGTGCGCTTTTCTTTGCGCGCATGTTCGATCGGCACCACCTCACCGACCGGACGTTGTGTCAACACCATTCCGCCCGAATGGATGCCAAGATGCCGCGGAAACTTCATCACCTGCTGGGCAAGGTCTAAGACCGAATCGGGGATGTCGTGGTCTATGCCGGAAACTTCAGAACCCCACCGTTCCATCTGTTTCGACCACGCATCCTGCTGGCCAGCGCTGTAGCCGAGCGCTTTCGCCATATCGCGCACCGCAAATCGCGGGCGGTACTGAATGACGTTAGCCACCTGGGCCGCATTTTCACGGCCGTAACGTTCGAAGACATATTGAATGACCTCTTCTCGACGTTCAGAATCGAAGTCGACATCGATGTCGGGTTCTTCTTCACGCATCGCCGAGATAAACCGCTCAAACGGAAGTTTGTAGCGAAGAGGATCTACCGCCGTGATCTTGAGGAGATAACAGACCACCGAACTGGCTGCCGAGCCGCGGCCCTGACACAAGATTCCCCGACCACGCGCAAACGCCACGATGTCGTGCACGATAAGGAAATAGCCCGCAAAGTTTTTCTCTTCGATCACATCAAGTTCACGCTGGATACGGGCACGATTCTCTTCAGAGAGATCAATCTTGCGGTCAGCAACCCCCGCCCAGGTCAATTCGCGCAGCCAGCTCACCGGCGTGTGCCCCACGGGAACGTCCTGATCAGGAAGGGCCGGTTTTGCCTGTCGCAGTTCGAAAGCAGCCTCGTTCGCAATATCAACCGTCGCCGCTACTGCACCCGGATAGCGAGCGAAACGTGCAGCCATCTCAGCCCCCGACCTCAAATGAGCGGAGCCGGCAGCCGGAAGCCAGCCATCC
Coding sequences:
- a CDS encoding acyl-CoA desaturase → MSSSLSAGSTGVIKTGPRGVGNPLSEFAALLRTVREAGLLRRSRAFYIITFAVITLAMVAAWFGFAMLAGTWYVLIIAAVMGILFTQYAFLTHELAHRQVFESSKLNDTIGRLMSDLVVGISYAWWMNKHSRHHANPNTVDKDPDIETDFIIFQKDKAAGLKGLTKFMAKRQGYLFFPALLLEGFNLHSHAFQEVFNVNKKVDKRALEIVLLLVRNISYLAVVFTFLPLGMDFAFLAVQMGIFGLYMGSSFAPNHKGMPILPKGSKVDYLRRQVLTSRNIRSGHFMNHFMGGLNYQIEHHLFPTMPRPHLRRAAEMVKEYCKTKDIKYTEVGLLTSYGIVIRHLNEVGLGADGDPFDCPAAGRAGYTG
- a CDS encoding SGNH/GDSL hydrolase family protein, with translation MQELHPWTRYVAIGDSFTEGIGDPEPESPGGNRGWADRVAEVLGHNKDDFAYANLAIRGRLLNQIHTEQLEPALELKPDLISVSAGGNDIMRPGSDPDEVAVRVEALVAGLRRDGATVILFTGPDIGMTPVLNRVRGKVAIYNENIRAIAQHQDAVVADMWSLRELSDSRMWAPDRLHFSAVGHHTVARMVLDALNVSNELEPFSPEPLPPRRWRQARVEDMGWAREYLVPWVLRRVRHQSSGDNVTPKRPGF
- a CDS encoding GlsB/YeaQ/YmgE family stress response membrane protein; this translates as MGIIGWIVLGLIAGAIAKAILPGRQGGGWIATLILGVVGALVGGFVGGAIFGIGLEDFFSIETWLVAIAGSVLVLFIYGLVTRGSRR
- the dinB gene encoding DNA polymerase IV, which gives rise to MGKQDGLTRHVSAIDVDDSTATILHVDMDAFFASVELLDHPELIGKPVIVGHKSTRSVVTAATYEARKYGVNSAMPMALALRRCPNAIVLEPHFERYQYFSSRVFEICDELTPKVERLGIDEAFLDVAGARAIYGSPKEVAALLRARVFTETGLVCSVGAAASKYVAKVASGLSKPDGLLVIPGDKTVEFLHPLPISALWGVGAKTEETLRQRGFSTIADIAHADRESLTRAVGESGAVKLHNLAWGNDVREVSERPAEKSIGHETTFEYDVLDGDEIRRELLRLSGKVAIRLRASGMVARTVVLKLRFEDFSTVTRSRKLPEPTDLGRTLYETVRGIYDEFAGEGRPVRLVGVRAEQLGDPGGTLVSLWDTTDGWRDAEEAMEAASARFGSGAVGPARLLGTERSERPRLGQRD
- a CDS encoding DEAD/DEAH box helicase; its protein translation is MSTPLPGPTVGTFAAEHLSPSYPERAARGTASKLRAWQAEALDLYFEREPKDFLAAATPGAGKTTFALRLAVELIARRVIDRVTVVAPTDHLKRQWADAADRVGLRLNPGFSNGDAWGGRRFNGIAVTYAQVAMKASLHQEITDSARTLVILDEVHHGGDALSWGDAIHQAFGRATRRLSLTGTPFRSDTAPIPFVTYAPDGKGIRTSVTDYSYGYGRALADGVVRPVMFMAYAGKMRWRTRMGDEMEARLGEGDTKDVTSQAWRTALDPKGEWMPAVLRAADRRLSEVRHSIPDAGGLVIATDQLAARAYAGLIKEITGESATIVLSDEKESSARIEQFASSDSRWMVAVRMVSEGVDVPRLAVGVYATSASTPLYFAQAVGRFVRVRRRGETASIFLPSVPSLMLLAEKLEIERDHALDRDSEKDDDLLDDSLLDSENREEKTSDELADEFIWEALESDANFDRVLFDGNEFGFAAETGSDEELDFIGLPGILEPEQVRELLLQRQKRQSRRAENKPKADQPQPLYRTLKEQRTLLNNLVGRRAKLANEPHGLIHAELRRVCGGPAVAQATVTQLQTRIDYLSKNTHP
- a CDS encoding cold-shock protein, which translates into the protein MALGTVKWFNAEKGFGFIAPEDGSPDVFAHYSAIATNGYKSLDENQKVEFDITQGPKGPQAENIRPI
- a CDS encoding error-prone DNA polymerase, encoding MAWSNPPIPWRQLERTLSGFGVVTPIGEAGDGRALSLVSSKRAPYVAPKTPPEVQSEEQQVGSPNDAEAASAPTTAVVPYAELHAHSSFSFLDGASMPEKLAEEAARLGLTALALTDHDGLYGIVRMAEAAAELGLSTLFGAELSLGLTGPQAGNADPEGDHLLVLARKEQGYHRLALAITRAQLAGGEKGRPQYDLQELAELAEGDWFVLTGCRKGAVRRALYGTQPNSAPTRESMVAAGKELDRLSEFFGHEAVIVELFDQGYPLDSAYNDALYSLAVDRGLRVVATSNAHYATPRQHHLHSAISAVRARRSLDEMDGWLPAAGSAHLRSGAEMAARFARYPGAVAATVDIANEAAFELRQAKPALPDQDVPVGHTPVSWLRELTWAGVADRKIDLSEENRARIQRELDVIEEKNFAGYFLIVHDIVAFARGRGILCQGRGSAASSVVCYLLKITAVDPLRYKLPFERFISAMREEEPDIDVDFDSERREEVIQYVFERYGRENAAQVANVIQYRPRFAVRDMAKALGYSAGQQDAWSKQMERWGSEVSGIDHDIPDSVLDLAQQVMKFPRHLGIHSGGMVLTQRPVGEVVPIEHARKEKRTVVQWDKDDCAWMGLVKFDLLGLGILSAMQYSFDLVDEALGERWDLATIPAEEQGVYDQLCRADAVGVFQVESRAQMGLLPRLQPRELYHLVVEIALVRPGPIQGGAVHPYVRRKMGADPITYLHPNLVEPLERTLGVPIFQEQLMQIAVAVGGCSADDADLLRRAMGSKRGIERIDKLRSKLYAGMASNGIVGEDADRIYESIQAFAGFGFAESHALSFGLLVYASAWIRLHYPAAFLAALLRAQPMGFYSPQTLVADARRHGVQVRGPDIQRSGVFAVLEQHSTSTAPTGDPRCVDHEQPPVGPFDRAAHFDTDDHRRDGAFAVRLGLDEVKGIGTAIAEKLVAERGSGEFLSMNDVVRRVGLTTKQLEALAAAGAFESLGLTRREALWNAGNAAHDREEYLPDSMVTVQPPLFSLATEFDQLMADLWSTGISPESHPVAHIRPALTHRGVLSAADLTVTESGRRIEIGGVVTHRQRPATASGITFMNIEDETGLINVICSVGVWGRYRRVARDSAALIVRGIVERSADGVINVLADRFEPLSGLPRTQSRDFQ